A window of Elusimicrobiota bacterium genomic DNA:
TCCTTGTGCGGGGTCTGCTTGCCGCAGGCTTTGCAGAACTTGCTCAGCTCCAGCTTGAAGTCCTTCTTCTTGCCGCGCTGGAAGTGATAATTCTTGTCCTTGCAGACCGTGCAGCCCAAAGTGACGATGACGCGTTTGTCAGCCATGGGCTAGTCCATTATGTCGCTGACCACGCCGGCGCCGACCGTGTGGCCGCCTTCGCGCACGGCGAAGCGCAGCCCCTTCTCCATCGCGATCGGGACGATCAACTCCGCCTCGATGTCGATGTTGTCGCCCGGCATGATCATCTCCACGCCCGGAGGCAGCGTCACCGCTCCCGTCACGTCCGTGGTCCGGAAGTAGAACTGCGGCCGGTAGCCCTTGAAGAACGGCGTGTGCCGCCCGCCCTC
This region includes:
- the rpmG gene encoding 50S ribosomal protein L33 gives rise to the protein MADKRVIVTLGCTVCKDKNYHFQRGKKKDFKLELSKFCKACGKQTPHKEVK
- the tuf gene encoding elongation factor Tu (EF-Tu; promotes GTP-dependent binding of aminoacyl-tRNA to the A-site of ribosomes during protein biosynthesis; when the tRNA anticodon matches the mRNA codon, GTP hydrolysis results; the inactive EF-Tu-GDP leaves the ribosome and release of GDP is promoted by elongation factor Ts; many prokaryotes have two copies of the gene encoding EF-Tu), whose translation is EGGRHTPFFKGYRPQFYFRTTDVTGAVTLPPGVEMIMPGDNIDIEAELIVPIAMEKGLRFAVREGGHTVGAGVVSDIMD